Proteins encoded by one window of Novipirellula artificiosorum:
- a CDS encoding DUF1501 domain-containing protein, which produces MKHEPTSISRRGFLRSGLCSVPGLPLANHFCSSASAARSKTGTAKSVIQIWMWGGASHLDTFDPKPEAGSDYCGPFSKPIETNVPGIRICELLPELAKQADKYSIIRSMTHGINAHETGTYLVQTGRMPGDSVSYPSVGSVVSYFKGYRAGYQGMIPPYTVLTKRLGRFSEAGFLGQRYKPLVTGGDPAQDPFAVEGVVVEGISERRQKERRELMHNLDMLSKAMPRSPKLAALKKCENEAYSLILGDGAAVFDLAQESDELRESYGRNTFGQSCLAARRLVEQGVRFITINYEGWDTHKNNFTTLRQKLPEMDQAMATLLKDLSERGLLDSTIVWWSGEFGRTPKIQWEPPYNGGRGHWGSAFSALVAGGGFKGGQLVGSSDARGETVKDRPVYPCDLIGSIYQRLCINPLEKLPHPLGKTVHATPTAEEGVPMGGLLTEII; this is translated from the coding sequence ATGAAACATGAACCGACTTCCATCTCTCGCCGAGGTTTTTTGCGTAGCGGGCTCTGCTCGGTCCCAGGGCTGCCGCTTGCCAATCACTTTTGCTCTTCCGCTTCAGCAGCCCGTTCCAAGACGGGAACCGCCAAATCGGTCATCCAAATTTGGATGTGGGGCGGTGCATCGCACCTGGATACGTTCGATCCCAAACCCGAGGCAGGGAGCGACTATTGCGGGCCGTTTTCAAAACCGATTGAGACGAATGTTCCGGGAATTCGGATCTGCGAACTACTGCCGGAGCTAGCGAAACAGGCCGATAAGTACTCGATCATCCGCAGCATGACGCACGGGATCAACGCGCATGAGACGGGAACTTACCTCGTCCAGACCGGACGGATGCCAGGTGATTCTGTTTCGTATCCTTCGGTCGGTTCGGTGGTTTCCTACTTCAAAGGCTATCGCGCTGGCTATCAGGGCATGATTCCGCCGTATACCGTCCTAACAAAAAGGCTGGGCCGTTTCTCTGAAGCAGGATTTCTAGGCCAGCGATACAAGCCACTGGTCACAGGTGGCGATCCGGCGCAAGATCCGTTTGCAGTTGAAGGCGTCGTGGTCGAGGGAATTTCGGAACGTCGGCAGAAAGAGCGTCGAGAATTGATGCACAATCTCGACATGCTCAGTAAGGCGATGCCAAGAAGCCCGAAACTCGCAGCCTTGAAGAAGTGCGAGAACGAAGCTTACTCGTTGATTCTCGGTGACGGTGCAGCCGTATTTGATCTCGCTCAGGAATCGGATGAGCTGCGAGAAAGCTATGGACGCAATACGTTTGGCCAGTCGTGTTTGGCAGCTCGAAGACTCGTCGAACAAGGCGTCCGATTCATCACAATCAACTACGAAGGTTGGGACACCCATAAGAACAACTTTACGACCTTGCGGCAGAAATTGCCTGAGATGGATCAAGCAATGGCCACCTTGCTAAAGGATCTATCGGAGCGTGGATTGCTTGACAGCACCATTGTGTGGTGGTCGGGCGAGTTCGGCAGGACGCCAAAGATCCAATGGGAACCGCCCTACAACGGAGGTCGCGGTCACTGGGGAAGTGCTTTTTCTGCGCTGGTTGCCGGCGGCGGCTTTAAGGGCGGCCAGCTTGTCGGCAGCTCTGATGCAAGAGGCGAAACGGTGAAGGATCGCCCAGTGTATCCGTGTGACTTGATCGGCAGTATTTACCAGCGGCTTTGCATCAATCCGCTCGAAAAGTTGCCGCATCCTCTTGGCAAGACCGTTCACGCAACACCGACCGCCGAAGAGGGTGTTCCGATGGGTGGGCTTCTAACTGAAATTATATGA
- a CDS encoding DUF1553 domain-containing protein codes for MSRPSVIHCVLLSTLLLSLSHLGFADEPSVTIQKVSGNRMLIALFESNSHVSRACRVDEPILAKLESLDIRAAATCSDSVFVRRVYLDVIGTLPTAEEVKGFLEDRNINKRRLLIDRLLERDKFADYWAMKWCDLLRVRSEFPINLWPNAVQAYHRWIRDSIRQNKPYDQFVRELLTANGSNFRNPEVNFYRAVRDNKPETIAAAVALTFMGTRADAWPSKRLSEMAVFFEGIQRKSTAEWKEEIVFVNLLDASIESAGGRPTSASFPDGTRVDLLPMVDHRQVFADWLVRAENPWFTGSIVNRVWYWLLGIGIIHEPDDIRRSNPPSNRELLSLLQCELVKSEYDIKHLFRLILNSATYQRSCIPTTDRPEAERNFAHYPIRRLDAEVLIDAICRITGTSETYKSLIPEPWTFIPGDQPSIALPDASITSPFLELFGRPARDTGFELERNNAPTAEQMLHLLNSSHLLDKLESRWNPQTSATSPRFGRRVRRSVAAPQSAQADVTDVYLSLLSRYPTSHELEVIRKYTSEAEAQGNEAMVDLMLSLINTPEFLYRH; via the coding sequence GTGTCCAGACCATCCGTCATCCACTGCGTTCTATTGTCCACGCTGCTGCTTTCGCTATCCCATTTGGGTTTCGCAGATGAACCCTCTGTGACGATTCAAAAAGTCAGCGGCAATCGAATGTTGATCGCGTTGTTCGAGAGCAATTCGCATGTATCTCGTGCTTGCCGAGTCGATGAGCCGATTCTTGCCAAGCTTGAATCGCTAGATATTCGGGCCGCTGCGACTTGTTCAGATAGTGTCTTTGTGCGGCGGGTCTATTTGGATGTCATCGGAACCTTGCCGACTGCGGAAGAAGTGAAGGGCTTTCTGGAAGATAGAAACATTAACAAGCGTCGCTTGCTGATCGACCGTCTTTTGGAACGTGATAAGTTCGCTGACTATTGGGCGATGAAATGGTGCGATCTGCTACGAGTCAGATCCGAGTTTCCGATCAATCTCTGGCCCAACGCGGTACAAGCCTACCATCGTTGGATCCGAGACAGCATCCGACAGAACAAACCGTATGACCAGTTTGTGCGTGAGTTGCTCACTGCCAACGGCAGCAACTTCCGAAATCCCGAAGTCAACTTTTATCGAGCGGTTCGAGACAATAAACCCGAGACCATCGCCGCTGCGGTTGCGCTTACCTTCATGGGAACGCGTGCGGACGCCTGGCCATCTAAACGCTTATCGGAAATGGCTGTCTTCTTCGAAGGGATCCAGAGGAAGAGTACGGCCGAGTGGAAAGAGGAAATCGTCTTCGTTAATCTTTTGGACGCGTCGATTGAAAGTGCTGGGGGACGACCGACGAGTGCAAGCTTTCCCGATGGCACGCGTGTCGATCTGTTACCCATGGTGGATCATCGCCAGGTGTTCGCCGATTGGTTAGTCCGTGCTGAAAACCCCTGGTTTACGGGAAGCATTGTCAACCGCGTCTGGTATTGGCTGCTCGGCATCGGCATCATCCACGAACCGGATGACATCCGCAGAAGTAATCCACCGTCAAATCGTGAACTACTTTCGTTGCTTCAATGCGAATTGGTGAAATCCGAGTACGACATAAAACATCTCTTCCGTTTGATCCTCAATTCGGCAACCTACCAGCGATCCTGCATCCCAACGACCGATCGCCCCGAAGCAGAGAGGAACTTCGCACACTACCCGATTCGTCGCCTCGATGCCGAAGTATTGATTGATGCAATCTGTCGGATCACGGGCACTTCGGAGACTTACAAAAGCTTGATTCCAGAACCATGGACATTCATCCCTGGTGACCAACCTTCGATTGCACTCCCTGATGCCAGCATCACGAGTCCCTTTCTTGAACTGTTTGGACGCCCGGCGCGTGATACCGGTTTTGAGTTGGAACGGAACAATGCACCGACAGCAGAACAAATGCTTCATCTTCTCAACTCCAGTCATCTTCTGGACAAGCTTGAAAGCCGATGGAACCCGCAAACCAGTGCAACATCGCCTCGATTTGGCAGACGCGTACGAAGGTCGGTCGCAGCACCGCAATCTGCACAAGCAGACGTCACTGACGTGTACCTATCCTTGCTTTCACGATACCCAACGTCTCATGAATTGGAAGTCATCCGCAAGTACACCAGTGAAGCGGAAGCACAAGGTAATGAAGCGATGGTCGACCTGATGTTGTCTCTAATCAATACACCCGAGTTCTTGTACCGACATTAG